AGTGTGAACTTGGCTGTGGTGTGCTTCCTGCATAATCATGTTTACATTTACTCTTTTAGACAGCTCGTGCGAATCTAAATTTTCACCTCAGGAGGGCGACGCGTACGGCTGACGTGCGTTGATTGTACGTAATGGAAGGGGCATAGGTGTACAAAAACAGCTCTTGTTAAATTCGTCGCCTATTGCATACCTTCTCAGCTTTCGTGTTTTCCCCACAACCCCGGTGAGCTATGTTTTGGCTGATGTTGAGTTGAGGCTGTTGCCCCAGCAACGTTAAACCATTTCGTCCTCGGACAGATCTTCGATGTGTTGGAAAGACATTGGAGGCACTGTATTGGGTAGGTAGGCCAGAATATAGCTACCTATCTGTCCATTACCTATATATTAATGTCAAATATTACTGTCTGTGCCGTGCAAATCCCGACACCTCTCTCCCAAATTCACCTATTTACAGCTCTGTTGGCTTGATTTAGTGTGTACAGGGCCACATTACCACCAGCCCGACAAGACATGGGTCAATGAGGAGCAGATATATAATGTCTCCATAATCATGACAATCAGACAAGACAGGTCGATGGTCctgttttgttttggtGCTTCAATTGTTTGTTGACATAGAGTCGACGAGTCGATTTGGCCAGAATAATACTCGAACATTTTGCACCCATACCCATACCCAGTCCATTGAAGTTCTCAATGAAGATCATGGAACAGAGCAGATCGAGGCGATCGAGATATTGGGTGCGGGAAGCACACGGGGCTTCCAAAAAGACAGCCAcaactgtatgtactgtactgtaccagtgcAAGCACAAGAACAAGTGCCTGTGCACGTTTCTACTATAGACATGAAATACGAATATATACACCCTAAACCACCATAATTACAACCTCCTTCCATCCCATTAGCCGTACATAATTTACCTCAAGGTGTTTCAGAGTCTCCACTGTAATGTGCCCCGACACGTATCTAGCTGTGATTAGGCAGTGATGACGTCAGAAAAGTAGAGGACGAGTTAAGAGGACCAGAAGAGTCATgcagtcatgtgaccagaAATTAACAAACGAATCTTACcatctctttctctttctcttcctctctctctctctgtccgtcacgtgatcataTTACTCTCTCAGGTTACAGCCTCTCGCCTCGTGGCCATAGAGTTGGGCTGTGCATGCATAAGCGTGCAATATATTGACAGTTTGGTGGTGAACAACCTCGACTGGTTTTGTCATAatcttcaccaagaagaccaacCTCGCAGCCATCGATCGAACACACCAACGATGCCCATCACGTTTGATAAGGAAAAGTTCAAAAGCGGAGTCAGTTCCGTGCGGAGCAAGAGTGGCTCTGCCAAGGGAAAAATGGACGGCTTCAGAGCAAAGTGGAATGGCAACAGTTCGTCATCTGCCGGCAGTTATGAACCTCCCGCTGAAATCACTAGCCGACCTCTCACGTCGCTTCCCGATCCCAAAACCtttgctcctcctcctaAACACCGTGAATGGTACGGAGACGAAGTTAGCCAACAATCACTAGCCGTCGCTAAAGACGCACAGTATGTCCAGCAACCTGCTCGACCtcaaccagctgctcctgccgCAGCCCAacctcctgctcccgctgCTTATCAGCCTGCTGCCCCAGCTGCCGCACAACCGGGTGCTTATCAGGCTGCTCctgcacctcctccaagagcagtgcctgctcctcctggtgcagcagcaggtggccctcctcctcctcctaGACCTGTTCCCACACCTCCAGCGGCAGGGGATCAACAACCAGCAGCGTACCCAGCCAGCAGCGGCTCCCTgcccagctgctcctcctcgagagaTCAGCCCTCCCTCATTACGACAACCTCGCCCCACCCCAGACTCCCTCCCGACCCCCTCCCATGCCTGCTAGACCTGGCGCGCCCACACAGCCCTACGGAAATACCCCACCAGCCTCGGATCCTAATGTCTACGGGGCTCCTGCCGCCCCTGTAGCTGCCACACCCGCTGCCGCCGCTTCCACACCCGCTGGAATCAACTTTGCAGCCCAGATCGCTGGCCGAAGAAGCTCTGCAGCATCCTCCGTCTCGGACATCACCTCGGGGATGGCCCAGACTGCAATTGGTAAGAAGAAGCCTCCGCCACCTCTtcccaagaagaagcccgGTCTGGCAGGCAAACCTGTCCCTGGAGCCAAACCCACTGCTTTTGGTGCTCCAGCCGCAGCTGCCGTTGCTTCAGTGCCTGCTTCACAGGCGGCATCAGCAGTTGAGGCTGCTCTGGGTGCACAGTCGTACTCCAAGGCCCCTGCATTcgtgcctcctccttctggaaAGCCTGTGGACACCCAGATGCACACCCAGTGGTTCGTCAACGACCAGCCACCCCCGGATCTCCAGGGCCTGGGCTGGACTTCGCAGTTCTCATCTTCTGGAGGCACCACTACGAAGATCTATGCCTTCAGAATCCCAGAGGATCTGTCTATCATCAAACTGCGCATCGTCTACCCTACTAACAATCCTGCTGCAGCTACTTGCGAACGAAAGGAtgtgcctcctcctcgagagcTGACTCCCGGAGAGctctacgagtacaaccTGCAGTACGGAGATGGAGTGGCTCGATGGGCCGAATCAATGGTGGGAACCCAGGTTGGAGACGGAGAGTGCTGGACTCTTGCCAAGAATGCCATTGAACAGAGCTCCCAGACTGCCCTGGTTTCGCAAGCCTACACCCATGGCGCTCTGATCTACCAGCAGAATGGCTCCACCAATAACCCAGCTaacattgtcaagaacGTGGAGGCTATTCGACGAGGAGACATTCTGCAGTTTTACGAGGTCAAGTTCGAATCTCGGTCCGCTGGTGGCTTCTCTTCCGCGTCCTACGGCGTGCCCAACCATACTGCAGTGGTTGTGGGAGTTTCTGAGGGCCAGAGAACAGTCTACATTCTGCACCAGAACACTGGTGGCTCCAAAATTGTGCAGCAGGGCCAGCTTGAGCTGGCTGACATGACCAGCGGCGAGCTCAAGGCCTACCGAGTGGTGGGGGCCGAGTGGGCTGGCCAACTTGACTGCTCCATGTAATTGAGCTGTTTTGGTTACTGGCTGATTACGATTTTGCATATCTTAACTCCGGTATGAAAGTCTGAAACTGCGTTCTCGTTTGAGTTGCCTGGACAAGAATTATACGGCATTGGAAAGACGAATGCACAGACATGACCCATACCTTAAGAACGACGGCACTTTATGCTACTGTATCGTAGCTGGTATAGAAAGGCTActataatatatatataaaaagGGATGACGTTATTGTAGATGGGAAAATAGATCGGTGTTCGAATTCGGAATAACTGGGCACGAAAAGAGTATAAACATGTCGTATGTTCCGGAAAGAACAAATAAAAGTGAGGTTTGGGTTCAGGTGAGTTATTTTTAGAATGCACACTCCAAACAAAGACACTGCATCACCGTGAGACCCCACAACAACACTCAGCAGGCAGGGGAATTTCTgtacaccaacaacggaTAAACAGAGAGAACTACGCAATGCCAAGATATGTacaacagaaaaaaatcacATGCTCTATTTCAAGACTCAAAGGGCGCTTATTTAGCAgactgggttagtatggAAGTGCAATTAAAGGCGATACGGCGGATCCTTTGCTCTGTAACACACGCACACAAATAATTAGCTCGCGTGTAGCGCTACAGGACCGTTTTTCCACTGATAACAATATTGACTCAGCCAGTGCAGAAACGCGCTCAAAATGTGCACCACACGGGCTGTGTAAACAACAAGCAGCAGGGAAAAACGGACACAGCCGGTAGCAAAGAAGGGCCCGCTGCGCACGGGTGAGCGCCTTAGGGTCCCACGTGCGCGCGAGAATGAGCCAGAATTATCCCGACATCATGTAATAGTAGAACTCACCAGCAGCTGAACAAACTCGTTGTAGTCGATTCGGCCATCACCGTTGGCatcagcctccttgatcatcatatcaacctcctcatcgGTGAGCTTCTCACCAATGGAGGTCATGACGTGTCGGAGCTCCTGGGCGGAGATGAAGCCGTTGTTATCCCGGTCAAAGACCTTGAATGCCTCTCTgatttcctcctcggagtCGGTATCCTTCATCTTTCGAGCCATCATGGTGAGGAACTCGGCGAAGTCAATGGTGCCGTCGTTGTTGGCGTCGACCTCGTTGATCATGTCGGCGAGCTCGGACTCGCTGGGGTTCTGGCCCAGACTTCGCATCACGGTACCAagctccttggtggtgatttTACCGTCATTGTTCTTGTCAAACAGGGAGAAAGCCTCTCGGAATTCGGCAACCTGGTCTTCGGTCAGCTGGTCAGACATCTTGGTTAGCATTGCGGTTCGGTCGAGGGTATTTTCGATCGAGGGAATGAACGTGACGCAACCGGATTGTCTCGTCTTTTTAAGGGATGCTTGTATGCCACGTGTCAGAGGGTGTTTCTTGGGAGAGACCCGCACTAGCACGTGGCACAATAAAAGCAGGCCCTCACTTCCGAGTGCAGAATATTATCACGTAAGGGTTACCCCTGCTTTttctcgtcgtcatcgtaCTTACCTTTGGTGTGTTGTGGTGTGTAGAGAAAGAGTAATTTGGATTCGGGGAGTTAGTTTAGTTTGCGTTCGCCACGGTGGAGAGTAAATAGAGCCAGGTTGGGAGTCGAACTGCGGAGCGTTAGGGTTATGCCACAGCACCCAAGCGCTGGGTACTGAACTGGAGCAAGACACTCGAAACAAAGTTTGTCTTGCAGATGACATACCTGGAAAGCGTGCATGCCAACAGCTCAACAATAGATCCACCAAACGTCCACCTAAACGAAATATGAAGGCCTGGCACTGGTCTGTCACCCTTGTGGTAATCTACCTGGCAATTCCAGTCATTCTCTATTTGCTCACCCGAAAAGATGACCGAAAACCGCTCAGTGACATTCGAAAACGGAAGAGAACCATTGTGCTGGTCCTCGGAGACCTAGGTCGATCTCCTCGAATGCTCTACCACGCTCGGTCTCTGGCACGAAGCGGACACAAAGTTGACCTGTGCGGATACGACGGCGCAAAGCCCTTCGACGAGATCCTCAACAATGATCTCATCAAGATCCACCACATTCCTTTGATCCTCAACACACGCAAACTGCCATTTGTCGTGTTTGGCATTCTCAAGGTTATCCGACAGCACTGGCTGTTGATTTCTCTGCTCTACAAACTGCGAGGCGCTGACTACCTACTCGTGCAGAACCCTCCCTCAATCCCTACCCTTGGAGTTGTAAGGTTCTACAACCTGTTCCTAAGCACTCGAACCAAGGTCGTTCTGGACTGGCACAACTTTGGCTACACCATCTTGGCTCTCAAGCTGCCCGAGACTCACCCAATGGTCAAGTTTGCTAAGTTCTACGAGGGTTTCTTTGGAGGTAGAGCCTTTGTTCATCTGTGTGTGACTGTTCTAATGGGTCAGGCTATGCGAAAGACATTTGGAATGAGTGGACGACGAATTGTGCCCTTGCACGACCGACCTGCTTTCCACTTCAAGCCTCTCAGCGAATCTGAGAAGCTCGATGTGCTCAGAGACTTTAAGGAGACTCTCTATGACGACATGATCGCTGATCACAAGATTATCGTGTCCAGTACATCGTACACTCCCGACGAGAACTTCAACATTCTCCTCGACGCTCTGGCTCTCTACGACGAATCCAAACTCGACCTCCCTCCTCTCCGTGTCATCATAACTGGAAAGGGACCCATGATGCCCGAGTTCTTGGCCAAGGTGGAAAAGCTGCAGTTAAAGAGAGTGTCCATTCGAACCGCCTGGCTCGAGTTTGCCGACTACCCTCGAATTCTGGGCGCTGCCCACCTCGGAGTGTCTCTCCATGAGTCTTCTTCAGGCTATGATCTGCCCATGAAGGTCGTTGATATGTTTGGATGTGGCATTCCtgtggtgtctgtggacTACGCTGCTCTTTCTGAGCTGGTCAAGACCAACACCAACGGTGTGGCTGTCAAGGGCCACGTGGAGATGGGCAACACTTTCATGTCCTTGTTTTCCAACCGTGGAAAACTTGACAACATCAAGCGAGGAGCTATGATCGAGTCTCGAAACACCTGGGACCAGACCTGGGTCAAGACTGTGGGTCCTCTTTTCGACATCGGAGAGTACGTTCAACAGAGACCAGATGAGGATTACGACTTCAGCAGTagcagcagcgacgacgaccaCTAATAACGATACGAAAAGAGAAGGTGAGAAAAGGATAAAAGAGATGGACATTGATCCACACTACATATAACTGAATGCATTTTTATTGTACCACATAGGACCATTATAATGGGGGCATAAACAAGCAATTGTTACCCACCTCATAAAAGGGAGGCTTGATAAGCCAAAGCATCATGGTACAGTTGGACTTCATATCTGTctacatacaagtaccgcTGCAACTGTTCTCCAACAGTTCAAACAGACGCTGTGACGTCATAGATCTGCAAATTTCAACGGAGAATACAATCTGAAACGCCACAAAGAGCAAATCCAACACATGGACAAAGAATGAAATGTAATAACCGATCTGACATTACGTCACACATGATGTTCCCCACGTGTGGACTGCGTTTGTGCGTTTGTGGCCCTTAATTTCCAGTCAGGTTGGGTTAGGGTAAACAGGATCATCTGGTCATTGCAAAATAGAGTTTCAGGTGCCTCATCGTATTTGAACGTCTTTTAATGTCTATCATAAATGTCTATCTAGGGGTTTGCATAGCTGAAATTGGTTCAAATCGTGTGAAAAACACAGAATATTCCATTATTACATCTCCCTGAATAGCTCAACCGCTAGTGCAACTTCTACGGCGTTAGCAATCGCGTCAGCACAAGTTTTTGCTGGTAACAGATAACGTTTCCAGTGCATCAACAGGGGTAGGGTTATGCCACATTAGGCCCAAACACAATGAGGCTGGTAGCCCACCGTCCTTTCTGAGGGTGGTTGTTTTGAGCGCTGGTCTTCAACAGTACACTAAGAAAACAACTTTTGGAGGACCCTGGGGTCTGATTATTGGGTCAGTGTTCGGAAATATTACAACTAGTGTGGGCAACGGTGGATAATAATACTGTAGAAGTGAAGTGGTATGTGTGATATTTTGTTAGACAGAGCTTGCGAAGATTGAGACCTGCATATCAGCATGTCAAGGATCTCATCTCCACACACGCCAGGTGCCCCCATCTCCACGTGTGTTACAGCTGATCGGATTTGACTCATTTAGACCATTGTAATCAAACGATGAAACACACGACCCCTGTCTCTTCCAGCCCATTGTTCGTGTGGCAAGTGCCTCGGGGCTGGATCGCCACCTTCAGATAAGGTCTCTCTTGTGGTATCGTGCATGAGAGCTGTACCAGTAGTTGGGAGGCTGGTTGAGGGAAGATagaagagggaaaaaagagcTTTTACGGCTAGAGAAGATGGACCAAACCAGAGTGTGTCTGACACCAAGACTGCAGATTGGGTTTCGGTAGACACACCCGAGCGATGGTTTGGACGTGTAAGATGCAGGGAACGTTGAGATGCTGGTTGCCACAGCATACTTCGGTGAGGTTATGTGGCAGCCCTGCGGAGATGAAAAAATGCAAGGCTGGGAAATAGTCTGGGGAAATAAAGATGCACtcagtatatatagatgtGAACAATCCTCGAAACTTGTATTCTCATCAGACAATCTCATCAACACTCTCTTTCACAACTTCTACAGTCTTTTGACACTCACTTGTCCATCCGacacctccaccacttGTCCATCCGACACTCACTGTCTATCCGACACCCACTGTCCATCCGACACCTACTGTCTATCCGACACTTTCTTATTACTGTCTATCCGACATTGTCAATTGACGCTATTCACTTTCATTTGCGATGAAGTTCACAACTCTCCTTTCTATGGCCTCTGTGGCCATGTCTGCCGCCGTCACTGTGGAGATTCACTCTACGGTGCTAGAAACCGTGTTCGAAACAGCCTCTGAGACGATAATTTCCGACGCCGCAACCCCCGAACCCTCCCCCACAGTCAGATATGTTACCATTCTGCCCAAACCCTTTCCTGCATTCAACGGCGTTGCCCTGAGCGGCACTGTCCACAACAAGCGAGACACCGTCGAGACTTCTGTCGACTGCAATCTCGGACTGgcctctgcctctgctgctgctctccGGGAGCAAAGTTCAGCTGGTACCTCGTCCGCAGCATATACCGCAACCTTAACTTCTGGTAGCAATCTTAGCTCCGAGACCCACACCATTGAGGTTTCTTCTTCTACTTCTTCCATTCCCGAACCTGCCACCGCATCAATTGAGACCGAGCCTAACCCCAGTCTCATCCCCCTCTTTATCCCCGTTCACCAGGAAGACTCCCCCCCCGACACTACCACCGACACTCACAACATGGGACTTGGAACCAAAATCAGAGACATGGTCAACAACGTTGGCCCCGTGGCCGCTGCCGACCTCAGCAAGCCCAACCAGGCTCCCAATGACCGAACCATCTTCCAGTCGCGAAACAACCATGGCCCCAACATTGGCTCCATGTTCCTTCTCGAGAAGTGGCTGACCCCTGGCATGTTCCCCGACTCCGCCAAGGGAGACGCTGAGCTCGACGCTGTGACCGCTCTCGTTGCCGAACAGGGTGCCGGCGGCGCCCAGAAGAAGTTTGAGGACCACTGGAACACCTGGatcaccgacgacgacttctCGTACCTGCAGTCTGTGGGAGCCAACGCCATCCGAGTGCCCATGGGCTACTGGACCATCAACGGAGGCGCCTTCACCCAGGGCACCCCCTTCCAGCAGTACCAGTCCGTCTACCAGAACGCCTGGTCCATTTTCAAGACCAACATTCTCGACAAGGCCCGAGCCGCCAACATTGCTGTTCTGATTGATCTGCATGCCGTTCCCGGCGGCGCCAACGGAGACGCTCACTCTGGAACCTCTTCCGGTAAGGTCGAGTTCTGGGACTCTCGAAGCGACCAGAAGATTGCTATTGACGCTCTCCAGTGGGTCGCCAAGGACGTGCTTTCATACGACAACGTTCTCGGTATCGAGGTCGTCAACGAGGCCGTCTACGACGCTTCCACTTCCAAGGAGGGCTCTTACTACCTGCGAGCTCTCGAGGCCATCCGACAGGTGAACCCTGACGTTCCCGTCTACATCTCCGATGGCTGGGCTCCTACCGAATGGAACGAGTGGGTCCAGGAGCAGAACCAGAAGCTTTCTGCCGGTCAGAACACTGGTTTTGTTGTCGACTCGCACGTCTACAAGGCCTTCTCCGAGCAGGACAAGGGCAACTCTCCCCAGCAGAACATTGCCAACGTTCCCGCCTACCTCAATGTTGGAAAGGCCCAGGCTGATTCTATTGTCGGCGAGTTCTCCTGTGTCTTCTCCGAGGAGACCTGGGCTAAGGCCGGCGGTGAGGACCGAGAGCAGCTTGCCATCAAGTACGGCCAGGTTCAAATTGAGTCCTTCAACCAGAATGCCCGAGCCGGATGGTTCTTCTGGACTTACAAGTTCCAGTACGGCGATGGAGGCGATTGGGGCTTCAAACCCATGACCCAGAAGGGCGCCCTCCCGACCTTCTCCAACGGAGGCTCCAACAAGGATCCCAAGGCCGGCATCAAGGAGGCAGCCACCAAGGCTACCGAGGAGCACTCTGCCTACTGGGACCAGCATCAGGGTAACTACGAGCACTGGCGATACGCCGATGGATACGTTTCGGGATGGCAGGACGCTGCCGCCTTCTACGAGTTCCACGGCTCCACCATTGGCCGAATCAACGCCTGGCAGGACGCCCGACGAGCCCAGCACATTGCTGCTAAGGGTAACTCCGGTGCCATCTGGGAGTGGGACCAGGGCTTCGACGCTGGTATTCAGGGTCTGCTCAACTACATGCGATCTTAAGCAGATCGCTAGGGCCACTTCAAAACACTTTACGACTCTACAATCACGACTTTTCACAACCACATTCTTCTCTGACTTTCACGGTCTATCGATTGGTAGATCTCTATTTATTCTTTAGCATTTTCTGAATACATTTATTAGATATAATTACACACAGACAGTAGCTTCAAGTAGCGACCAGTAGCAGTAGCAATAACAGCAGACAGGAGCAACGGAGTAGGAAAAGCCACAATAACCACAACGTGCTGCCATTGGCTTGTGCACCAACGTCAACTGCACTATTATCTCGGATATTACGCACTCTTGGCACAGGACACTACGTAATACGTAGGGTCATTGGCTCTTGAGACGAGAATTCTTTCATCAGTATTCTTATAATTAATTATCAACATAGTGTACACATAGCCTTCTATAGTACACCCAACATTTCTACCAACTCACCTCGTGTATCATGACACTGGGCTGGATCAATCGTTATATCATAAATGTACACTACATACAATCCCTAGACCATGGAAAACAGAGAAAAGTTTCGCACAATACCAGGTCCCATCTCGTCGTAATCCTGCTTGGTGTAGCAGTAGTTCTTGAACTCGGGAGTAGAAGACAGCAGAGATCCTCCATACCATACAGCGTTTCGCTGCTTGGAGTGTGAGATGACCTTCACATCGACTCCCGAAGACTTGACTCCGGTCGCCCGCTGGTTAGCAGCAAGTCGATCGTCAGCAAGAGTTCGAATGTCTCGCTGCAGACGTCGGCCGAAATCCTTGAACATGGTTGATCCTCCAGACAGAAcaatgttcttgtagaGACCTCGTCGCACATCAATGGGCGAGGACTGGACCACGGTGTCGACCACCTCGGACAGAGGGGTCAGGAAGTCGGACGAGGCAATTTCGGGATTGAAGAAGATCTCAGGGGCCAAAAATCGCTCGTATCCAACATCCACGGTGGCTCGTCGATGCAGACCCTGGTCGGCCATGTACTTTTGGAATCGGTCAGGGTCGTTGTCGAATCGGTTGAActccttgacaatgtccGGACACACATAACAGTagttctccttgatctgctcTGCGGTCTTGAGCGACGTGTCGGGCTCGTTTCGGTCTCGAAGCATGTTCTGAATGAAGTAGGTGATGTCTCGGCCCGCAATGGGGATGGACTTGATGGCCGAGCCGATAACGTAACCCTCGGCGACAGGGATCACGTGGGTGACACCGTCTCCGGAGTCGATGACGGTTCCGGTCAGAGATCGATCAGTCACCTTGTTGGAAGTCCAAGATGCGGCCAGAGCCAGGACAGCCTGTACGGCAATGTAGAGACCGGCACAGTTGAAAGACTCAAACATGATCTCGGCGGTGTTTTCTCGGTTCTCGGGGGGATTGAGAGGAGGCTCAGTTAGCAGGAAATGATGATCTTCGGGCTCGCATCGCAAGTATTTGAAAATCGAGTTCTCCCAGAACCGCTCCATGTGATCCCAGTTTTCAATCTGACCGTGTCGAATGGGATAGTTGACCGAGTAGGCAGGGCCGTTGGCGGCGGCGAGGGCCTCGTCGCCAATGTAAAAGTCGAGGTCTTCGGTACCCTTACGACTGATGTTGCCGCCGGAAGATCCTTTGGCGGTGGCAATCACTGTAGGGAAGACGAAAGAGGGGGCATCGTTACCGGCAAAACCGAGTTTTGTGTAACCGGTACCGCTGTAGTTAGTATATGTTTGGTCGTGGGTGGGCTGGGATGAATGACAGGCTATGGTGTTGATGTTGCCTTTCACACCACACAATCACATATCAATGTGGGGTATCGGGTTTGCGTAGATGATACAAAGAGGACTTGAAACAAATATGACGGGTTATGTTTTCTCTGATGATATGATAACATAATCTTAGTGTAGCCACTGATCGCTTCCGTTGCTGTATGTTTCTGACTGTATCGTTATGTCGTTGTGTCTTCGTCGATGTAGATGTCGATGTATCAATATCGACATGCGGCCTGTGTCCAAAGATCGATTGAAGAACCATAGTTGGTTATGACATTCCACAACAGCCATCATCGTCTGTCAGCACTCTCTTGTTCCTTCTCATTTCTCTCATTCTCATTCTgttcatcatcaccatcatccCACAGCATAACCCTCATCACCTCTCCAAAATGTCTCAATGGAGATAAACCACTGAATTACTCACTTGTCTGAAGTTAGTAGAGTCCCCTTG
This genomic interval from Yarrowia lipolytica chromosome 1E, complete sequence contains the following:
- a CDS encoding uncharacterized protein (Truncated form of YALI0E34089g, weakly similar to DEHA0F06314g Debaryomyces hansenii IPF 8616.1); translated protein: MPARPGAPTQPYGNTPPASDPNVYGAPAAPVAATPAAAASTPAGINFAAQIAGRRSSAASSVSDITSGMAQTAIGKKKPPPPLPKKKPGLAGKPVPGAKPTAFGAPAAAAVASVPASQAASAVEAALGAQSYSKAPAFVPPPSGKPVDTQMHTQWFVNDQPPPDLQGLGWTSQFSSSGGTTTKIYAFRIPEDLSIIKLRIVYPTNNPAAATCERKDVPPPRELTPGELYEYNLQYGDGVARWAESMVGTQVGDGECWTLAKNAIEQSSQTALVSQAYTHGALIYQQNGSTNNPANIVKNVEAIRRGDILQFYEVKFESRSAGGFSSASYGVPNHTAVVVGVSEGQRTVYILHQNTGGSKIVQQGQLELADMTSGELKAYRVVGAEWAGQLDCSM
- a CDS encoding calmodulin (Compare to YALI0E34111g, similar to Saccharomyces cerevisiae CMD1 (YBR109C); ancestral locus Anc_3.360, similar to uniprot|P06787 Saccharomyces cerevisiae YBR109c CMD1 calmodulin); translation: MLTKMSDQLTEDQVAEFREAFSLFDKNNDGKITTKELGTVMRSLGQNPSESELADMINEVDANNDGTIDFAEFLTMMARKMKDTDSEEEIREAFKVFDRDNNGFISAQELRHVMTSIGEKLTDEEVDMMIKEADANGDGRIDYNEFVQLLVSSTIT
- a CDS encoding uncharacterized protein (Compare to YALI0E34133g, similar to Saccharomyces cerevisiae ALG1 (YBR110W); ancestral locus Anc_3.361, similar to uniprot|P16661 Saccharomyces cerevisiae YBR110w ALG1 beta-mannosyltransferase singleton), with amino-acid sequence MKAWHWSVTLVVIYLAIPVILYLLTRKDDRKPLSDIRKRKRTIVLVLGDLGRSPRMLYHARSLARSGHKVDLCGYDGAKPFDEILNNDLIKIHHIPLILNTRKLPFVVFGILKVIRQHWLLISLLYKLRGADYLLVQNPPSIPTLGVVRFYNLFLSTRTKVVLDWHNFGYTILALKLPETHPMVKFAKFYEGFFGGRAFVHLCVTVLMGQAMRKTFGMSGRRIVPLHDRPAFHFKPLSESEKLDVLRDFKETLYDDMIADHKIIVSSTSYTPDENFNILLDALALYDESKLDLPPLRVIITGKGPMMPEFLAKVEKLQLKRVSIRTAWLEFADYPRILGAAHLGVSLHESSSGYDLPMKVVDMFGCGIPVVSVDYAALSELVKTNTNGVAVKGHVEMGNTFMSLFSNRGKLDNIKRGAMIESRNTWDQTWVKTVGPLFDIGEYVQQRPDEDYDFSSSSSDDDH
- a CDS encoding uncharacterized protein (Compare to YALI0E34155g, some similarities with uniprot|P38081 Saccharomyces cerevisiae YBR056w similarity to glucan 1 3-beta- glucosidase singleton), which codes for MKFTTLLSMASVAMSAAVTVEIHSTVLETVFETASETIISDAATPEPSPTVRYVTILPKPFPAFNGVALSGTVHNKRDTVETSVDCNLGLASASAAALREQSSAGTSSAAYTATLTSGSNLSSETHTIEVSSSTSSIPEPATASIETEPNPSLIPLFIPVHQEDSPPDTTTDTHNMGLGTKIRDMVNNVGPVAAADLSKPNQAPNDRTIFQSRNNHGPNIGSMFLLEKWLTPGMFPDSAKGDAELDAVTALVAEQGAGGAQKKFEDHWNTWITDDDFSYLQSVGANAIRVPMGYWTINGGAFTQGTPFQQYQSVYQNAWSIFKTNILDKARAANIAVLIDLHAVPGGANGDAHSGTSSGKVEFWDSRSDQKIAIDALQWVAKDVLSYDNVLGIEVVNEAVYDASTSKEGSYYLRALEAIRQVNPDVPVYISDGWAPTEWNEWVQEQNQKLSAGQNTGFVVDSHVYKAFSEQDKGNSPQQNIANVPAYLNVGKAQADSIVGEFSCVFSEETWAKAGGEDREQLAIKYGQVQIESFNQNARAGWFFWTYKFQYGDGGDWGFKPMTQKGALPTFSNGGSNKDPKAGIKEAATKATEEHSAYWDQHQGNYEHWRYADGYVSGWQDAAAFYEFHGSTIGRINAWQDARRAQHIAAKGNSGAIWEWDQGFDAGIQGLLNYMRS
- a CDS encoding uncharacterized protein (Compare to YALI0E34170g, similar to Saccharomyces cerevisiae ARP3 (YJR065C); ancestral locus Anc_1.514, highly similar to uniprot|P47117 Saccharomyces cerevisiae YJR065C ARP3 Actin-like protein) codes for the protein MAHLGTPAVVMDSGTGYTKLGFAGNDAPSFVFPTVIATAKGSSGGNISRKGTEDLDFYIGDEALAAANGPAYSVNYPIRHGQIENWDHMERFWENSIFKYLRCEPEDHHFLLTEPPLNPPENRENTAEIMFESFNCAGLYIAVQAVLALAASWTSNKVTDRSLTGTVIDSGDGVTHVIPVAEGYVIGSAIKSIPIAGRDITYFIQNMLRDRNEPDTSLKTAEQIKENYCYVCPDIVKEFNRFDNDPDRFQKYMADQGLHRRATVDVGYERFLAPEIFFNPEIASSDFLTPLSEVVDTVVQSSPIDVRRGLYKNIVLSGGSTMFKDFGRRLQRDIRTLADDRLAANQRATGVKSSGVDVKVISHSKQRNAVWYGGSLLSSTPEFKNYCYTKQDYDEMGPGIVRNFSLFSMV